The following proteins are encoded in a genomic region of Triticum dicoccoides isolate Atlit2015 ecotype Zavitan chromosome 1B, WEW_v2.0, whole genome shotgun sequence:
- the LOC119333077 gene encoding UDP-xylose transporter 1-like yields the protein MSSDGGGSQMGVAGALGLSVTSSVAIVICNKYLMSTLEFYFATTLTSWHLLVTFCTLHIAQRLRFFEPKPIDAQTVISFGFLNGISIGLLNLCLGFNSVGFYQMTKLAIIPFTMLLETIFLSKKFSQSIKASLMVLLLGVGIASVTDLQLNLLGSIIAVLTIAATCVCQILTNQIQRRLKVSSTQLLYQSSLYQSAVLLITGPFVDKLLTKKDVFAFEYTFEVVVFILMSCGIAVSVNFSTFLVIGTTSPVTYQVLGHLKTCLILSFGYVLLKDPFTLRNLAGILIAIFGMGLYSFFSVSESRKKTEGATLPVNTQMSEKDSAPLLGTKTSPWQESNGVENFDDVPRTAKSAFSRQLNP from the exons ATGTCGTCCGACGGCGGGGGCTCCCAGATGGGCGTCGCCGGCGCGCTGGGCCTCTCGGTCACGTCGTCAGTAGCCATTGTTATTTGCAACAAGTACCTCATGAGCACCCTTGAGTTCTACTTCG CGACGACACTGACGAGCTGGCACTTGCTGGTGACCTTCTGCACGCTTCACATAGCGCAGCGCCTGCGCTTCTTCGAGCCGAAGCCAATCGACGCGCAGACTGTCATCTCCTTTGGGTTTCTCAATGGAATCTCCATTGGCCTCCTCAACCTTTGCCTTGGCTTCAACTCAGTTGGCTTCTACCAG ATGACCAAGCTGGCTATTATACCCTTCACCATGCTCTTGGAGACCATCTTTCTGAGCAAGAAGTTCAG CCAGAGCATCAAGGCCTCTCTcatggtcctcctcctgggagttggcATCGCATCGGTCACTGATCTCCAGCTCAATCTCCTCGGCTCAATCATCGCAGTGCTCACCATCGCTGCGACCTGTGTCTGCCAGATC CTGACCAACCAAATCCAGAGGAGGCTCAAGGTGTCTTCCACTCAGCTACTGTACCAGTCCTCCCTGTACCAATCCGCTGTGCTGCTCATCACCGGCCCCTTCGTCGACAAGCTCCTGACAAAGAAGGACGTCTTCGCGTTCGAGTACACATTCGAAGTCGTG GTGTTCATCCTGATGTCGTGCGGGATCGCGGTGAGCGTCAACTTCAGCACCTTCCTGGTGATCGGCACGACGTCGCCAGTGACGTACCAGGTGTTGGGCCACCTCAAGACGTGCCTCATCCTCTCCTTCGGCTACGTTCTCCTCAAAGACCCCTTCACGCTCCGCAACCTCGCCGGCATCCTCATCGCCATCTTCGGCATGGGCCTCTACTCCTTCTTCTCCGTCTCCGAGAGCAGGAAGAAGACCGAGGGCGCCACGTTGCCCGTCAACACCCAG ATGAGCGAGAAGGATTCGGCACCGCTCCTTGGCACGAAAACCTCGCCGTGGCAGGAGAGCAACGGGGTGGAGAACTTTGACGACGTGCCACGGACGGCGAAGAGCGCGTTTAGCCGGCAGCTGAACCCGTAG
- the LOC119333088 gene encoding uncharacterized protein LOC119333088, producing the protein MPSTHLTPSAYDEVGKEFLMRTGLEYTPKQVRNKWTKLKREYNTFKKLKLRETGGGWDFKKNTVKQDNEWWKKAKVVSSHAYVSHIRASIPDGPPKVRYIGRTGMTTQNVMAICDFDMHFTYASIGQPGSMHDTNVLYHAIEKDRPSFPHPPKGKYYLVDTGYPNRDGYLAPYKGERYHVPDFQRGAPPNTPKEKFNKIHSSKRNCIERTFGVWKMKWQILLKMPNYSFQTQMKIVAATMTLHNYVRLHDKDDIHFVRCERDQDYVPTIPDRYKKYAIPSSASDASTSEASAPDMDRFRNELATAIALGW; encoded by the exons ATGCCAAGCACTCATTTGACACCCAGTGCATATGATGAGGTGGGAAAGGAATTCTTGATGAGAACTGGACTTGAGTACACACCAAAGCAAGTGAGGAACAAATGGACCAAGCTAAAACGTGAGTACAACACATTCAAGAAGCTCAAGTTGCGCGAGACTGGAGGGGGTTGGGACTTTAAGAAAAACACTGTGAAACAAGATAATGAGTGGTGGAAGAAGGCAAAAGTTGTAAGTTCTCATGCTTATGTTTCTCATATAAGAGCTTCTATTCCCGATGGCCCACCGAAAGTTAGGTACATTGGGAGGACGGGCATGACAACTCAAAATGTGATGGCGATATGTGACTTCGATATGCACTTTACTTATGCTTCAATTGGGCAACCGGGTTCTATGCATGATACAAATGTGTTATACCATGCAATTGAGAAGgacaggccctccttcccccatccTCCAAAGG GCAAGTATTACCTTGTAGATACCGGGTATCCTAATAGAGATGGATATCTAGCACCATACAAAGGAGAAAGGTATCATGTCCCTGACTTTCAAAGAGGTGCACCTCCAAATACTCCTAAGGAGAAGTTCAACAAGATTCACTCCTCCAAACGCAATTGCATAGAGAGAACCTTTGGAGTGTGGAAAATGAAATGGCAAATTCTCCTCAAGATGCCAAACTACTCATTCCAAACACAGATGAAGATAGTTGCAGCTACTATGACATTGCACAACTATGTTCGCCTCCATGACAAAGATGATATCCACTTCGTTCGATGTGAAAGGGATCAGGATTATGTTCCAACAATTCCGGATAGATATAAGAAGTATGCTATTCCTTCAAGTGCATCAGATGCTTCAACTTCGGAGGCAAGTGCTCCTGACATGGATAGGTTTAGGAATGAACTAGCTACCGCCATTGCTCTTGGTTGGTGA
- the LOC119304636 gene encoding uncharacterized protein LOC119304636, which yields MLRSRLCSSSALISRPLLLRPIFPTVRRHDASQHSRTSSSSRTRTRSSRAREKGEGGKYLRFLGDVGDVLGDPGLRGRVWGVDDEPGFRGCDKRCAGVAAGDPWRTGRACSGCSSAAPGWARPPLAASCGTTACPHIATGALLRRPPCPSRS from the exons ATGCTCCGGTCACGCCTTTGCTCCTCTTCCGCCCTCATCTCTCGCCCCCTTCTCCTCCGCCCTATTTTTCCGACTGTTAGGCGCCACGACGCTAGCCAGCACTCCAGGACCTCGTCGTCGTCTCggactcgaacacgaagcagcaggGCAAGAGAAAAGGGCGAGGGCGGAAAATATCTCCGGTTCCTTGGAGATGTCGGCGATGTCCTGGGCGATCCGGGCCTGCGCGGTCGAGTCTGGGGCGTCGACGACGAGCCTGGCTTCCGTGGATGCGATAAGCGTTGTGCCGGGGTGGCGGCAGGGGACCCGTGGAGGACGGGGCGCGCGTGCAGTGGGTGTTCGTCGGCTGCACCGGGGTGGGCAAGGCCACCGCTGGCCGCCTCTTGCGGCACCACGGCGTGCCCCCACATCGCCACCGGAGCTCTCCTCCGAAGGCCCCCCTGTCCAAGCAG GAGTTAA